In Cupriavidus basilensis, one genomic interval encodes:
- the hutI gene encoding imidazolonepropionase: MNQNTAQAAVTSLSADGVWHRCHLLPDGDPTKAIRDAALVVQQGRIAWLGAQAQLPQAYAALPRHDAGNAWITPGLVDCHTHLVYGGQRADEFAMRLAGAGYEEIARAGGGIVSTVRATRAADEDTLFALAAARLAPLLAEGVTTLEIKSGYGLDLASERKQLRVARRLGEAFGVTVHTTFLGAHALPPEYAGRADDYITLVCETMMPALAEEGLIDAVDAFCESVGFSLAQTERVFQAAERHGLRVKLHAEQLSNLGGTALAARYRALSADHLEHLDEAGVAAMAGSGTVAVLLPGAYYFLRDTNLPPIDLLRRHGVPMAISTDHNPGTSPVTSLLLMMNMACTLFRLTVPEVLAGVTTHAARALGAADRHGLLAAGRAADFVLWNVDSPAELAYWFGRNPAAAVVRQGKVYPAATPAQGVRP; encoded by the coding sequence ATGAACCAGAACACGGCCCAGGCCGCCGTTACCTCTTTGTCCGCCGACGGCGTCTGGCATCGCTGCCACCTGTTGCCCGACGGGGATCCCACCAAGGCCATTCGTGACGCCGCGCTGGTCGTGCAGCAAGGCCGCATCGCGTGGCTCGGCGCGCAGGCGCAGCTGCCGCAGGCGTACGCCGCGCTGCCGCGCCATGACGCGGGCAACGCGTGGATCACGCCGGGCCTGGTCGACTGCCATACGCACCTGGTGTACGGCGGGCAGCGCGCCGACGAATTCGCCATGCGCCTGGCCGGCGCAGGCTATGAGGAAATCGCGCGCGCCGGCGGCGGCATCGTCTCCACCGTGCGCGCCACCCGCGCCGCCGATGAAGACACGCTGTTCGCGCTGGCCGCCGCACGTCTCGCGCCGCTGCTGGCCGAAGGCGTGACCACGCTGGAGATCAAGTCCGGCTACGGCCTGGACCTCGCCAGCGAGCGCAAGCAGCTGCGCGTGGCGCGCCGCCTGGGCGAGGCCTTCGGCGTGACGGTGCACACCACCTTCCTCGGCGCGCACGCGCTGCCGCCGGAATACGCGGGCCGCGCCGACGACTACATCACGCTGGTGTGCGAAACCATGATGCCCGCGCTGGCCGAAGAGGGCCTCATCGATGCGGTGGACGCCTTCTGCGAGTCCGTGGGCTTCAGCCTGGCGCAGACCGAGCGCGTGTTCCAGGCCGCCGAGCGCCACGGCTTGCGCGTCAAGCTGCACGCCGAGCAACTCAGCAACCTGGGTGGCACAGCGCTGGCGGCGCGTTACCGCGCGCTGTCGGCCGATCACCTGGAACATCTCGATGAGGCTGGCGTCGCTGCCATGGCCGGGTCGGGCACGGTGGCGGTCCTGCTGCCGGGCGCCTATTATTTCCTGCGTGACACCAACCTGCCGCCGATCGACCTGCTGCGCCGGCATGGCGTGCCGATGGCGATCTCCACCGATCACAATCCCGGTACGTCACCCGTCACTTCGCTGCTGCTGATGATGAATATGGCGTGCACCCTGTTCAGGCTGACCGTGCCCGAAGTGCTGGCAGGCGTCACCACGCACGCCGCGCGCGCGCTGGGCGCAGCGGACCGGCACGGCTTGCTGGCCGCCGGGCGCGCCGCCGATTTCGTGCTGTGGAATGTCGATTCGCCGGCCGAGCTGGCCTATTGGTTCGGACGCAATCCCGCCGCCGCCGTAGTGCGCCAGGGCAAGGTCTATCCCGCCGCCACGCCGGCGCAAGGAGTACGGCCATGA
- the hutH gene encoding histidine ammonia-lyase has product MSATQANQTSRPLLTLQPGSVTLADLRRIHRGEVSLAMDESAWAGVRASQATVQDIIDADAVVYGINTGFGKLAQTRIPHDKLAELQRNLVLSHSVGTGADLNSDTVRLILAIKAVSLARGHSGIRPEIIEALLALANSGVTPCIPAKGSVGASGDLAPLAHMSCTLIGVGDVMIDGVRRPAAEGLARAGLAPFTLGPKEGLALLNGTQVSTALALAGLFAAEDIFAAGLVAGALSLEAIKGSVKPFDARIHAARGQAGQIAVAGAVRALLDGSKIVDSHVSCGRVQDPYSIRCQPQVMGACLDNLQHAARVLQIEANAASDNPLVFPEQGDVISGGNFHAEPVAFAADIIALAIAEIGAISERRLALLLDSGLSGLPPFLVRDGGLHSGFMIAQVTAAALASENKSLAHPASVDSLPTSANQEDHVSMATYGARRLGDMAENTAVVVGIEAMAAAQGIEFHRPLESSPLIETEIARIRERVAFVEGDRYFAPDIEAMKQWVQQGDAGAGWPESVRQVLPSQVGVA; this is encoded by the coding sequence ATGAGCGCCACCCAAGCCAACCAAACTTCCCGCCCGCTGCTGACCTTGCAGCCCGGCTCCGTCACGCTGGCCGACCTGCGCCGCATCCATCGCGGCGAAGTGAGCCTGGCGATGGATGAATCCGCGTGGGCTGGCGTGCGCGCGTCCCAGGCCACCGTGCAGGACATCATCGACGCTGATGCGGTGGTCTACGGCATCAACACCGGCTTTGGCAAGCTGGCGCAAACGCGCATCCCGCATGACAAGCTGGCGGAGCTGCAGCGCAACCTGGTGCTGTCGCACAGCGTGGGCACCGGCGCGGACCTGAACAGCGACACCGTGCGGCTGATCCTGGCGATCAAGGCCGTGAGCCTGGCGCGCGGCCATTCCGGCATCCGTCCAGAAATCATCGAGGCGCTGCTGGCGCTGGCCAACTCGGGCGTCACGCCGTGCATTCCGGCCAAGGGCTCGGTGGGCGCGTCGGGCGATCTTGCGCCGCTGGCGCATATGTCGTGCACGCTGATCGGCGTGGGCGATGTGATGATCGACGGCGTGCGCCGCCCGGCCGCCGAAGGGCTGGCCCGCGCGGGCCTGGCGCCTTTCACGCTGGGCCCCAAGGAAGGGCTGGCGCTGCTCAACGGCACGCAGGTTTCCACGGCGCTGGCGCTGGCGGGCCTGTTTGCCGCCGAAGACATCTTCGCTGCCGGGCTGGTGGCGGGCGCGCTGTCGCTCGAAGCCATCAAGGGCTCGGTCAAGCCGTTCGACGCGCGCATCCACGCCGCGCGCGGCCAGGCCGGCCAGATTGCCGTGGCCGGCGCCGTGCGCGCGCTGCTCGATGGCAGCAAGATCGTGGACTCGCACGTGAGCTGCGGCCGCGTGCAGGACCCGTACTCCATCCGCTGCCAGCCGCAGGTGATGGGTGCCTGCCTGGACAACCTGCAACATGCAGCGCGCGTGCTGCAGATCGAGGCCAACGCCGCGTCCGACAATCCGCTGGTGTTCCCGGAGCAGGGCGATGTGATCTCGGGCGGCAACTTCCACGCCGAGCCGGTGGCGTTTGCCGCCGACATCATCGCGCTGGCCATCGCCGAGATCGGCGCGATCTCCGAGCGCCGCCTCGCGCTGCTGCTCGATTCCGGCCTGTCCGGCCTGCCGCCGTTCCTGGTGCGCGACGGTGGCCTGCATTCGGGCTTCATGATCGCGCAGGTCACTGCCGCCGCGCTGGCGTCCGAGAACAAGTCGCTGGCGCATCCTGCCAGCGTGGACAGCTTGCCCACGTCGGCCAACCAGGAGGACCATGTGTCGATGGCCACTTACGGCGCGCGCCGCCTGGGCGATATGGCGGAGAACACCGCCGTGGTGGTCGGCATCGAAGCCATGGCCGCCGCGCAGGGCATCGAGTTCCACCGCCCGCTGGAATCCTCGCCGCTGATCGAGACCGAGATCGCACGCATCCGCGAGCGCGTGGCCTTTGTGGAAGGCGACCGCTACTTCGCACCGGATATCGAGGCGATGAAGCAGTGGGTGCAGCAGGGTGACGCGGGTGCCGGCTGGCCCGAGTCGGTGCGCCAGGTGCTGCCGTCGCAGGTGGGCGTGGCTTGA
- a CDS encoding formimidoylglutamate deiminase, with translation MSAGSLFATQALLPTGWASDVLLAWDDAGAFTTVQAGATPAVDVPRAAGPLLPGMPNLHSHAFQRGFAGLTEFRSETLADGQQSDSFWSWRKLMYRFALRLSPDTLEAIATQLYIEMLRAGYTSVCEFHYVHHDTDGKPYADPAEMSLRLLRAARTAGIGITLLPVLYQTAGFGDKPAVPDQRRFLHETHAMLDLLGRLAPQCHGQARLGLAPHSLRAVPPQSLADAVAGLHALDATAPVHIHIAEQQREVDECITLTGTRPVAWLLDHAEVDARWCLVHATHLDWDERRRLAHSGAVAGICPTTEANLGDGVFDAAPYLGQGGVWGIGSDSHASVSVAEELRLFEYGQRLALQKRNVLASDAHKPVADRLYLDAAFGGARASGRDIGALAVGQQADFVVLDGAHPALSGLSGSQALAVHVFTNHGHETLAEVRTAGHTRVQHGMHALQADAGKRFAAARASLLTD, from the coding sequence ATGAGCGCCGGAAGCCTGTTCGCCACGCAGGCCCTGCTGCCCACGGGCTGGGCCAGCGATGTCTTGCTGGCCTGGGACGACGCTGGCGCATTCACGACGGTGCAGGCCGGCGCGACACCCGCCGTGGACGTGCCGCGCGCCGCCGGGCCGCTGTTGCCGGGCATGCCCAATCTGCATTCGCACGCGTTCCAGCGCGGCTTTGCCGGGTTGACCGAGTTCCGCAGCGAGACGCTGGCCGACGGCCAGCAGAGCGATTCCTTCTGGAGCTGGCGCAAGCTGATGTACCGCTTCGCGCTGCGGCTTTCGCCCGATACGCTGGAAGCCATCGCCACGCAGCTCTATATCGAGATGCTGCGCGCGGGCTACACCAGCGTTTGCGAATTCCACTACGTGCATCACGACACGGACGGCAAGCCTTACGCCGACCCTGCCGAGATGTCGCTGCGCCTGCTGCGCGCCGCGCGGACCGCCGGCATCGGCATCACGCTGCTGCCGGTGCTGTACCAGACGGCCGGCTTCGGCGACAAGCCCGCGGTGCCGGATCAGCGCCGCTTCCTGCATGAGACGCACGCCATGCTCGACTTGCTTGGCCGGCTGGCACCGCAATGCCATGGCCAGGCTCGCCTGGGACTTGCCCCGCACTCGCTGCGCGCGGTGCCGCCGCAGAGTCTTGCCGACGCCGTGGCTGGCCTGCACGCGCTGGATGCAACCGCGCCGGTGCACATCCATATCGCCGAGCAGCAGCGCGAGGTCGACGAGTGCATCACGCTCACGGGCACTCGCCCGGTGGCATGGCTGCTCGACCATGCCGAGGTGGATGCGCGCTGGTGCCTGGTGCATGCCACGCACCTGGACTGGGACGAGCGGCGCCGGCTGGCGCATAGCGGCGCGGTGGCCGGCATCTGCCCGACCACCGAGGCCAACCTGGGCGATGGGGTATTCGATGCCGCGCCCTACCTGGGGCAGGGTGGTGTCTGGGGCATCGGCTCGGACAGCCACGCCAGCGTCAGCGTGGCGGAAGAGCTGCGGCTGTTCGAGTATGGCCAGCGGCTGGCGCTGCAAAAGCGCAATGTGCTGGCTTCGGACGCGCACAAGCCGGTGGCGGACCGCCTTTACCTTGATGCCGCCTTTGGCGGCGCTCGCGCGTCGGGCCGGGACATCGGCGCGCTTGCCGTCGGGCAGCAGGCGGATTTCGTCGTGCTGGACGGGGCGCATCCCGCGCTCTCGGGTTTGTCGGGCAGCCAGGCGCTGGCGGTCCATGTGTTCACCAACCATGGGCATGAGACACTAGCGGAAGTCCGCACGGCGGGCCACACGCGCGTGCAGCATGGTATGCATGCCTTGCAGGCCGACGCCGGCAAGCGCTTTGCCGCCGCGCGCGCCAGCCTGCTGACTGACTAA
- the hutU gene encoding urocanate hydratase — protein MNANEHQFTKAAPLRGQREIRAPRGTELHCKNWLIEAAYRMLQNNLDPDVAERPQDLVVYGGIGKAARNWECFDAILDSLRNLGEEESLLVQSGKPVGVFRTHADAPRVLIANSNLVPHWATWDKFNELDRAGLMMYGQMTAGSWIYIGTQGIVQGTFETFVEAGRQHYNNDLAGKWILTAGLGGMGGAQTLAGVLAGACVLAIECQESRIDFRLRTRYVDKKATSIDEALAMIEEATRNKQAISVGLLGNAAEIMPELVKRAQAGGMRPDIVTDQTSAHDLVNGYLPAGWTVARWEAARTADPKSVEAAARASIVKHVQAMLAFQQMGVPTLDYGNNIRQVAFDEGVANAFDFPGFVPAYIRPLFCRGKGPFRWVALSGDPEDIYKTDAKMKALFPEDAHLHRWLDMARDRIAFQGLPARICWVGLDERHRAGLAFNEMVKNGELKAPIVIGRDHLDCGSVASPNRETEAMRDGSDAVSDWPLLNALLNTAGGATWVSLHHGGGVGMGFSQHSGVVIVCDGTDAAAKRIERVLWNDPATGVMRHADAGYESAIDCAHEKALNLPMVPMVPKAAGA, from the coding sequence ATGAACGCCAACGAACATCAATTCACCAAAGCGGCACCTCTGCGCGGCCAGCGCGAGATCCGCGCGCCGCGCGGCACCGAGCTGCACTGCAAGAACTGGCTGATCGAAGCCGCCTACCGCATGCTCCAGAACAACCTGGATCCCGACGTGGCCGAGCGCCCGCAGGACCTGGTCGTGTACGGCGGCATCGGCAAGGCGGCGCGCAACTGGGAATGCTTCGACGCCATCCTCGACAGCCTGCGCAACCTGGGCGAGGAAGAATCGTTGCTGGTGCAATCCGGCAAGCCGGTGGGCGTGTTTCGCACCCATGCCGACGCGCCGCGCGTGCTGATTGCCAACTCCAACCTGGTGCCGCACTGGGCCACCTGGGACAAGTTCAACGAGCTGGACCGCGCCGGCCTGATGATGTACGGCCAGATGACCGCCGGCTCGTGGATCTATATCGGCACGCAGGGCATCGTGCAGGGCACCTTCGAGACCTTTGTCGAAGCCGGCCGCCAGCACTACAACAACGATCTCGCCGGCAAGTGGATCCTCACCGCAGGTCTCGGCGGCATGGGCGGCGCGCAGACGCTGGCCGGCGTGCTGGCCGGCGCGTGCGTGCTGGCGATCGAGTGCCAGGAGTCGCGTATCGACTTCCGCCTGCGCACGCGCTATGTCGACAAGAAGGCCACCAGCATCGACGAAGCGCTGGCCATGATCGAAGAAGCCACGCGCAACAAGCAGGCCATCTCCGTCGGCCTGCTCGGCAACGCTGCCGAGATCATGCCGGAGCTGGTCAAACGCGCGCAGGCCGGCGGCATGCGCCCGGACATCGTCACCGACCAGACCTCGGCGCACGATCTGGTCAACGGCTACCTGCCGGCAGGCTGGACCGTGGCGCGGTGGGAAGCCGCGCGCACGGCTGATCCCAAGTCGGTCGAGGCCGCCGCCAGGGCTTCCATCGTCAAGCACGTGCAGGCCATGCTGGCCTTCCAGCAAATGGGCGTGCCCACGCTGGACTACGGCAACAACATCCGTCAGGTCGCCTTTGACGAGGGCGTGGCCAATGCCTTTGATTTCCCGGGGTTTGTGCCGGCGTATATCCGCCCGCTGTTCTGCCGAGGCAAGGGCCCGTTCCGCTGGGTTGCGCTATCGGGCGACCCCGAGGACATCTACAAGACCGATGCCAAGATGAAGGCGCTGTTCCCCGAAGACGCGCACCTGCACCGCTGGCTCGACATGGCGCGCGACCGCATCGCCTTCCAGGGCCTGCCCGCGCGCATCTGCTGGGTGGGGCTGGACGAGCGCCACCGCGCGGGGCTGGCCTTCAACGAGATGGTGAAGAACGGCGAGCTGAAAGCGCCGATCGTGATCGGCCGCGATCACCTGGATTGCGGCTCGGTTGCCAGCCCCAACCGCGAGACCGAAGCCATGCGCGACGGCTCCGATGCGGTGTCCGACTGGCCGCTGCTCAACGCGCTGCTCAACACCGCGGGCGGTGCCACGTGGGTCAGCCTGCATCATGGCGGCGGCGTGGGCATGGGCTTCTCGCAGCATTCGGGCGTGGTGATCGTCTGTGACGGCACCGACGCCGCGGCCAAGCGCATCGAACGCGTGCTGTGGAACGACCCGGCCACCGGCGTGATGCGCCACGCCGATGCCGGCTACGAAAGCGCGATCGACTGCGCCCATGAGAAGGCCCTGAACCTGCCGATGGTGCCGATGGTGCCGAAGGCGGCAGGCGCATGA
- a CDS encoding HutD family protein has translation MNGVERFSLGALAAQPWKNGGGVTREIAAWPPGAGMDAFLWRVSVADIAADGPFSAFPGIDRQIVLLDGAGVRLLADDGSFDHRLDTVGEPFAFAGERGVQATLLDGATRDFNVMTRRGQCRASVVAARDEFTIAPGAHVVLLFVVEGAWRHGVAGQGGQAVLASDDGMLFAEGVAVPYRLQAMSEPALCLCVTLELELENLR, from the coding sequence ATGAACGGCGTCGAACGCTTCTCGCTCGGCGCGCTGGCTGCGCAGCCCTGGAAGAACGGCGGCGGCGTCACCCGCGAGATCGCGGCGTGGCCGCCGGGCGCCGGCATGGACGCATTCCTGTGGCGCGTGAGCGTGGCCGACATCGCTGCCGATGGGCCGTTCTCCGCCTTTCCCGGCATCGATCGCCAGATCGTGCTGCTGGACGGCGCGGGCGTGCGCCTGCTGGCTGACGATGGCAGCTTCGATCATCGCCTCGATACCGTTGGCGAGCCCTTTGCCTTTGCTGGCGAGCGCGGCGTGCAGGCCACGCTGCTGGATGGCGCCACGCGCGACTTCAATGTGATGACGCGGCGCGGCCAGTGCCGCGCGAGCGTGGTCGCGGCGCGCGACGAGTTCACGATCGCGCCCGGCGCGCATGTGGTGTTGTTGTTTGTGGTTGAGGGGGCATGGCGCCACGGCGTTGCCGGCCAGGGCGGTCAAGCCGTGCTGGCGAGCGACGACGGCATGCTGTTTGCCGAAGGCGTCGCGGTGCCATATCGCCTGCAGGCGATGTCGGAACCCGCGCTTTGCCTGTGCGTCACCCTGGAACTGGAGTTGGAGAACCTGCGATGA
- a CDS encoding bifunctional aspartate transaminase/aspartate 4-decarboxylase, which produces MTKPDLSKLASLSPFELKDELIKLASSDADRMMLNAGRGNPNFLATVPRHAFWQLGLFAMRESERSFSYMPEGVGGFPRRAGIEERFDLFARENAGTEGVRFLAGAVSYVRDQLGLDAGDFLYEMCEGILACNYPVPDRMLKLSEKIVAQYIRKEMIGNHPFTGKFDLFAVEGGTAAMTYLFNTIRENHLLKAGDTIALGMPIFTPYIEIPELNDYELVELSIDADPNQRWQYSNKELDKLRDPKVKAFFLVNPSNPPSVRMSDESLEYLASIVEERPDLIILTDDVYGTFADNFVSLFAMCPKNTILVYSFSKYFGATGWRLGVIATHQDNVFDALIAKLPKPQHDGLHKRYNSITTEPDKLKFIDRLVADSRTVALNHTAGLSTPQQVQMVLFSLFSLMDTHDEYKAAMKRLIRSRKAALYREIGIAPDNDDPNAVDYYTLLDIEQLGGKAIGPDFVKWVLNSAEPVELLFRLAEEAGVVLLPGRGFGTRHPSGRVSLANLNESDYVKIGRSIRKLFEEYVEQYNKATGSKARKDVTKK; this is translated from the coding sequence ATGACCAAACCTGACCTTTCCAAGCTGGCGAGCCTTTCGCCCTTCGAACTCAAGGACGAGCTGATCAAGCTCGCCAGCAGCGATGCCGACCGCATGATGCTCAATGCCGGGCGCGGCAACCCCAACTTCCTGGCGACCGTGCCGCGCCACGCCTTCTGGCAGCTCGGCCTGTTTGCCATGCGCGAATCCGAGCGCTCGTTCTCGTACATGCCCGAGGGCGTGGGCGGCTTCCCGCGCCGCGCCGGCATCGAGGAACGCTTCGACCTGTTTGCGCGCGAGAACGCTGGGACCGAAGGCGTGCGGTTCCTGGCGGGCGCGGTGTCCTATGTGCGCGACCAGCTCGGCCTGGACGCGGGCGATTTCCTGTACGAGATGTGCGAAGGCATCCTGGCCTGCAACTACCCGGTGCCGGACCGCATGCTCAAGCTGTCCGAGAAGATCGTCGCGCAGTACATCCGCAAGGAGATGATCGGCAACCACCCGTTCACCGGCAAGTTCGACCTGTTCGCGGTGGAGGGCGGCACCGCCGCGATGACGTACCTGTTCAACACCATCCGCGAGAACCACCTGCTCAAGGCCGGCGACACCATCGCGCTCGGCATGCCGATCTTCACGCCGTATATCGAGATCCCGGAGCTCAACGACTATGAGCTGGTGGAGCTGTCGATCGACGCTGACCCGAACCAGCGCTGGCAATACTCCAACAAGGAGCTCGACAAGCTGCGCGACCCCAAGGTCAAGGCGTTCTTCCTGGTGAACCCGAGCAACCCGCCGTCGGTGCGCATGAGCGACGAGAGCCTGGAGTACCTGGCCTCGATCGTGGAAGAGCGGCCGGACCTGATCATCCTGACCGACGATGTGTATGGCACCTTTGCCGACAACTTCGTCTCGCTGTTCGCGATGTGCCCCAAGAACACCATCCTGGTGTACTCGTTCTCCAAGTACTTTGGTGCAACGGGCTGGCGCCTCGGCGTCATCGCCACGCACCAGGACAACGTCTTCGACGCGCTGATCGCCAAGCTGCCCAAGCCCCAGCACGATGGCCTGCACAAGCGCTACAACTCCATCACCACCGAGCCGGACAAGCTCAAGTTCATCGACCGCCTGGTCGCCGACAGCCGCACCGTGGCGCTGAACCACACGGCCGGCCTGTCCACGCCGCAGCAGGTGCAGATGGTGCTGTTCTCGCTGTTCTCGCTGATGGACACCCATGACGAGTACAAGGCCGCGATGAAGCGCCTGATCCGCAGCCGCAAGGCCGCGCTGTACCGCGAGATCGGCATTGCGCCGGACAACGATGACCCCAATGCCGTGGACTACTACACGCTGCTCGACATCGAGCAGCTTGGCGGCAAGGCCATCGGCCCGGACTTCGTCAAATGGGTGCTCAACTCCGCCGAGCCGGTGGAGCTGCTGTTCCGCCTCGCCGAGGAAGCGGGCGTGGTGCTGCTGCCGGGCCGCGGCTTTGGCACGCGCCATCCCTCCGGCCGCGTGTCGCTGGCCAATCTCAACGAATCGGACTACGTGAAGATCGGCCGTTCGATCCGCAAGCTGTTCGAGGAATACGTGGAGCAGTACAACAAGGCCACGGGCAGCAAGGCGCGCAAGGACGTGACGAAGAAGTAA
- the cls gene encoding cardiolipin synthase produces the protein MSPSLLATPLPASWFASLQGAMPVGFSWWWPSLFTLAEWAIRLAMLVYVPQRRAPAAARTWLLLIFFLPWLGLVLYALFGRIYYPKSRRLKLARINQGIANVRDRVARFAPLQPLPAAVAADAAGLIERLGSYSPMRGNAVALLDDYDATVAAMIADIDGARHQVHLLVYIYAADATGRAFTDALLRASARGVRCRLLVDALGARAGWRMFADTLRDGGVEVVQALPMRSLMAVLKGKSARFDLRNHRKILVVDGSIGYIGSQNVIDAESMPGLPNEELVARVTGPVVAELQAVFLADRYLETGDGNFDLDSFPPMEAQGPHIAQMLPSGPGYGTQNAQMALISMIHRARSEVVITTPYFVPDEAFLQALHLACYRGVAVHLVLSQRIDQRFTQAAQEAYFGVLLDSGVQIHLYRPAFLHAKHVTIDDEVAMVGSTNMDIRSFALNAEAALVIYDRDVVARMRRIQQRYLANSETVVRAVWQRRPLHTRTWQNLCRLADSLL, from the coding sequence ATGTCCCCTTCCCTTCTAGCTACCCCCCTGCCTGCGTCCTGGTTCGCCTCGCTGCAAGGCGCCATGCCGGTGGGCTTTTCCTGGTGGTGGCCCTCGCTGTTCACACTGGCGGAATGGGCGATCCGCCTGGCCATGCTGGTCTACGTGCCGCAGCGCCGCGCCCCGGCGGCGGCGCGCACCTGGCTGCTGCTGATCTTCTTCCTGCCATGGCTGGGGCTGGTGCTCTATGCGCTGTTCGGCCGCATCTACTATCCCAAGTCGCGCCGGCTCAAGCTGGCCCGCATCAACCAGGGCATCGCAAACGTGCGTGACCGGGTGGCGCGCTTCGCGCCATTGCAGCCGCTGCCCGCCGCCGTAGCCGCCGACGCGGCCGGGCTGATCGAGCGGCTCGGCTCCTACTCGCCGATGCGCGGCAATGCCGTGGCGCTGCTCGACGACTATGACGCGACGGTGGCCGCGATGATCGCCGATATCGACGGCGCCAGGCACCAGGTCCATCTGCTGGTCTATATCTACGCCGCGGACGCGACCGGCCGCGCCTTTACCGACGCCCTGCTGCGAGCCAGCGCGCGAGGCGTGCGCTGCCGCCTGCTGGTGGATGCGCTGGGCGCGCGCGCGGGCTGGCGCATGTTTGCCGATACGCTGCGCGACGGCGGCGTGGAGGTGGTGCAGGCCCTGCCCATGCGCTCGCTGATGGCGGTGCTCAAAGGCAAGAGCGCGCGCTTCGACCTGCGCAATCACCGCAAGATCCTGGTGGTGGACGGCAGCATTGGCTATATCGGCTCGCAAAACGTGATCGATGCCGAGTCGATGCCTGGACTGCCCAATGAAGAACTGGTGGCACGCGTGACCGGGCCAGTGGTGGCGGAGCTGCAAGCGGTCTTCCTGGCCGACCGCTACCTGGAAACCGGCGACGGCAACTTCGACCTCGACAGCTTCCCGCCCATGGAGGCGCAAGGCCCGCACATCGCGCAGATGCTGCCCAGCGGCCCTGGCTACGGCACGCAGAACGCGCAGATGGCGCTGATCAGCATGATCCACCGCGCGCGCAGCGAAGTGGTCATCACCACGCCCTACTTCGTGCCGGATGAAGCGTTCCTGCAAGCGCTGCACCTGGCCTGCTACCGTGGCGTGGCGGTGCACCTGGTGCTGTCGCAACGGATCGACCAGCGCTTCACGCAGGCCGCGCAAGAGGCTTACTTCGGCGTGCTGCTGGACTCGGGGGTGCAGATCCACTTGTACCGCCCCGCCTTCCTGCATGCCAAGCACGTCACCATTGACGATGAAGTTGCCATGGTGGGATCGACCAATATGGATATCCGGTCGTTCGCACTCAATGCCGAGGCCGCGCTGGTGATCTATGACCGTGATGTGGTGGCACGCATGCGGCGGATCCAGCAGCGGTATCTGGCCAATAGTGAGACGGTGGTGCGGGCGGTTTGGCAGCGGCGGCCGCTGCATACGCGGACCTGGCAGAATCTTTGCCGGTTGGCGGATTCGTTGCTGTAG
- the hutG gene encoding N-formylglutamate deformylase, with amino-acid sequence MAFSTDTPAFTLHRGTRPLLVSMPHVGTHLPVSVSDRLTAEARTVPDTDWHLERLYDFARELGASILVATHSRYVVDLNRPPDNANLYPGQDTTGLCPVDTFDKTPIYADASSLPADDEIAARREAIWRPYHGALAGELARLRAEHGTVALWDAHSIRSVLPRFFEGKLTDFNLGTANGASCDAALANQLLDIAGALPGYTSVLNGRFKGGYITRQYGAPAQGVQAVQLELTQSAYMSESYPFAYDEARATRIQPTLKMMLETVLGYVEAR; translated from the coding sequence ATGGCCTTCTCGACCGATACCCCCGCTTTCACCCTGCATCGCGGCACGCGCCCGCTGCTGGTGTCGATGCCGCACGTCGGCACCCACCTGCCGGTCTCCGTGTCCGACCGGCTGACTGCCGAGGCACGCACCGTGCCCGATACCGACTGGCACCTGGAGCGCCTGTACGATTTCGCGCGCGAACTCGGCGCCTCCATCCTGGTGGCCACCCACTCGCGCTACGTGGTGGACCTGAACCGCCCGCCCGACAACGCCAATCTCTACCCCGGCCAGGACACCACCGGCCTGTGCCCGGTCGATACCTTCGACAAGACGCCGATCTACGCCGACGCCAGCAGCCTGCCCGCCGACGATGAAATCGCCGCGCGCCGCGAAGCCATCTGGCGCCCGTACCACGGCGCGCTTGCCGGGGAACTGGCCCGCTTGCGTGCCGAGCACGGTACCGTGGCGCTGTGGGACGCGCATTCGATCCGCTCGGTGCTGCCGCGCTTTTTCGAGGGCAAGCTGACCGACTTCAACCTGGGCACCGCCAATGGTGCCAGCTGCGACGCCGCGCTGGCCAACCAGCTGCTGGATATCGCTGGCGCGTTGCCTGGCTATACGTCGGTGCTTAACGGGCGTTTCAAGGGTGGCTATATCACGCGGCAGTACGGGGCGCCGGCGCAAGGCGTGCAAGCCGTGCAGCTGGAGTTGACGCAGTCGGCGTATATGAGCGAGAGCTATCCCTTCGCCTATGACGAAGCGCGGGCTACGCGGATCCAGCCTACGCTGAAGATGATGCTGGAGACGGTGTTGGGGTACGTGGAGGCGCGTTAA